One Siniperca chuatsi isolate FFG_IHB_CAS linkage group LG3, ASM2008510v1, whole genome shotgun sequence genomic region harbors:
- the fip1l1b gene encoding LOW QUALITY PROTEIN: pre-mRNA 3'-end-processing factor FIP1 (The sequence of the model RefSeq protein was modified relative to this genomic sequence to represent the inferred CDS: substituted 1 base at 1 genomic stop codon): MSAEEADKTANTDASAGDEEEEWLYGDESESKDEDEEAKLNAAVSAPADASTEDDAAHATGNGVASEATGEAAGEDVDSDSDSDDDDDDVRVTIGDIKTGAPQYTPYGAPPVNLNIKTTGSRPYGQAAKLKGVDLDAPGNINGVPVLEAEMESFEEKPWRKPGADLSDYFNYGFNEDTWKAYCEKQKRLRMGLEVSTVGSVTSKITVQQGRTGNEKDVSSLPVHTSKPDFVSPVSLYKSSVTPHQVTRISPPQWPGPPVQDMSYYTKTSGTIDVIGGQLATISRVEGRRRHNVEGNNIQVIAEQSDAEPTPAKIPPFFPPGPLPPNIPPPPFLPPPPNVSTAPPLIPAQXVNHRLPITVPPPGFPPPPSGPPPIIPTMDSGHPGGYDGRSVPTYPFPQGAYPPPMAGGVPPPWPPLMDNSKPWDYYPRRDDKRDKDRERPRERTHEREREREHSPSAMSYTSDEERYRYREYQERGYAERHRDRSSREKEERHRERRHREKEEGRHKSSRSSSRRRHDSEEGDSHRRHKHKKSKRSKEGKEASEEISADQENQEAME; the protein is encoded by the exons ATGTCTGCGGAGGAAGCGGATAAAACAGCCAACACTGATGCCAGCGctggagatgaggaggaggaatggCTGTATGGAG ATGAGTCTGAGAGCAAAGATGAGGACGAGGAAGCCAAACTGAATGCTGCAGTCAG TGCACCTGCTGATGCTTCAACAGAGGATGATGCTGCACATGCTACAGGGAATGGAGTGGCCTCTGAG GCCACAGGTGAAGCTGCAGGTGAAGATGTTGACAGTGACAGCGACagtgatgatgacgatgatgatgtcCGCGTCACCATTGGAGACATAAAAACTGGAGCACCCCAATACAC ACCTTATGGAgctccgcctgtcaatctcaacATCAAGACAACAGGCTCCAGACCTTATGGACAAG CCGCCAAGCTGAAGGGAGTGGATCTGGATGCTCCTGGAAACATTAACGGGGTTCCAGTCCTGGAGGCGGAAATGGAGTCCTTTGAAGAGAAACCCTGGAGGAAGCCAG gagCGGATCTGTCAGACTACTTTAACTACGGCTTCAATGAAGACACATGGAAGGCTTACTGTGAAAAACAGAAGAGGCTGCGCATGGGCCTGGAGGTCTCTACTGTTGGCTCGGTGACGAGCAAGATCACT GTTCAGCAAGGCAGGACAGGCAATGAGAAGGACGTTTCCAGTTTGCCTGTTCACACGTCCAAGCCAGACTTCGTATCTCCTGTCAGCCTGTACAAGTCCTCCGTCACTCcacaccaggtcaccag GATCTCTCCCCCTCAGTGGCCTGGCCCGCCTGTTCAGGACATGTCCTATTATAC GAAGACGAGCGGTACTATAGATGTGATTGGAGGACAGTTGGCCACCATCAGCAGGGTTGAAGGGCGGCGCAGACACAATGTAGAGGGCAACAATATCCAG GTGATCGCTGAACAATCAGATGCTGAGCCGACTCCAGCTAAGATACCCCCCTTCTTCCCTCCTGGACCACTTCCTCCAAACATACCGCcacctcctttccttcctccgCCACCCAATGTCAGCACTGCACCCCCACTCATCCCCGCCCAGTAagttaatcatc GGTTGCCCATTACTGTCCCTCCCCCTGGTTTTCCTCCTCCACCTAGTGGGCCTCCTCCTATCATCCCCACTAtggacag TGGCCACCCTGGAGGTTATGATGGACGCTCTGTCCCTACCTACCCGTTCCCTCAAG GTGCATACCCTCCACCCATGGCTGGAGGTGTGCCTCCTCCTTGGCCCCCCTTGATGGACAACTCTAAACCCTGGGACTACTATCCCCGTCGAGACGACAAGAGagacaaggacagagagaggccCAGAGAGAGGACACATGAGCGGGAGAGAGAGCGGGAGCACAGCCCTTCAGCTATGAGCTACACCAG CGACGAGGAGCGGTACCGTTACCGTGAGTACCAGGAGCGTGGTTATGCAGAGCGACATCGGGACCGGTCGAGCCgtgagaaagaggaaagacacagagagagacggcaccgagagaaagaggagggacGCCACAAATCCTCTCGCag CAGTAGCAGGAGGAGACACGACAGCGAGGAGGGCGACAGCCACCGGAGGCACAAACACAAGAAGAGCAAGAGGAGCAAGGAGGGCAAAGAGGCCAGCGAGGAGATCAGCGCAGACCAAGAGAACCAGGAGGCCATGGAGTAG
- the LOC122872221 gene encoding uncharacterized protein LOC122872221 → MKCVAVVVSLSLLSLGHSAPLNSCESLVKPITISKEDMLGRWLYIGGSSDLPGSRSLGHLLTSAWLDITATSQSNILNVFQTQRMYGKCSSLTYNVTFENSTMSIEQPFYLKEVYLATDCADCLVVYEEVISGTDTFTSLLLFSRRKNVSPAVLEMLKKQAQCLRMPSPIMIDTNYEICPDNISPSEGLSALNSLLEAKMEHQVARLLDALFDMFVN, encoded by the exons ATGAagtgtgttgctgttgttgtgtcgCTGAGTCTACTCTCACTGGGACACTCTGCTCCCCTGAACAGCTGTGAGAGTCTGGTAAAACCAATAACTATCAGCAAGGAAGAT ATGTTGGGGAGGTGGCTGTACATCGGCGGGAGCTCTGACCTCCCAGGAAGCCGCTCCTTGGGTCACCTGCTGACCAGCGCCTGGCTGGACATCACTGCAACCAGCCAGAGCAACATCCTCAATGTCTTCCAGACTCAGAGAAT gTATGGCAAATGTTCCAGCTTAACATACAATGTGACCTTTGAAAACAGCACAATGTCAATTG AGCAACCTTTCTACCTCAAGGAAGTCTACCTGGCAACTGACTGTGCCGACTGTCTGGTTGTCTATGAAGAAGTTATCTCTGGCACAGATACTTTCACCAGTCTTCTGCTTTTTA GCAGGAGAAAGAATGTCTCACCTGCTGTTCTGGAGATGCTCAAGAAACAAGCACAATGTCTCCGGATGCCATCGCCCATAATGATAGACACAAACTACG AAATCTGCCCAGACAACATCTCGCCCTCAGAGGGGCTCAGTGCCCTCAACTCCTTATTAGAGGCCAAGATGGAACATCAAGTTGCAAGACTCCTGGATGCTCTTTTTGATATGTTTGTGAACTGA
- the chic2 gene encoding cysteine-rich hydrophobic domain-containing protein 2 has product MMEDFDEIYEEEEEEEEDEDRAAEEQLLKYAPDPVVVRGSGHVTVFGLSNKFESEFPSALTGKVAPEEFKASINRVNSCLRKTLPVNVRWLLCGCLCCCCTLGFSLWPVICLSKRTRRSIEKLLEWENSRLYHKLCLHWRLSKRKCETNNMMEYVILIEFLPKIPIFRPD; this is encoded by the exons ATGATGGAGGACTTTGATGAGATctacgaagaggaggaggaggaagaggaggacgaggacaGGGCCGCGGAGGAGCAGCTCCTCAAGTACGCTCCGGACCCGGTGGTGGTGCGAGGGTCCGGCCACGTCACCGT GTTTGGGCTTAGTAACAAATTTGAGTCAGAATTTCCTTCAGCACTTACGGGAAAG GTGGCACCAGAGGAATTCAAAGCCAGTATCAACCGTGTGAACAGCTGCCTGAGGAAGACGCTGCCAGTGAATGTGCGGTGGCTCCTGTGtggctgcctctgctgctgttgcacaTTGGGCTTCAGTTTATGGCCTGTCATCTGCCTCAGCAAGAGG ACAAGAAGATCTATAGAGAAACTTCTGGAGTGGGAGAACAGCAGACTTTACCACAAG TTGTGCTTGCATTGGAGACTAAGCAAAAGGAAGTGTGAAACCAACAACATGATGGAATAT GTAATCCTAATAGAGTTCTTACCTAAGATCCCCATCTTCAGACCGGACTAG
- the rhbdd2 gene encoding rhomboid domain-containing protein 2, with protein MTRTEHFKMIFQVFRDVVPVLTSGILTVVLLSSVLFGIQTYFNFTEGVLSVGATVFQNGHLHRLFTYPFYHKTFAQLLLNITALAFLSGSLEKGFGTVRFLVLFFVLSTTTGLFYSFLDLLQEHSSQSHTEGLVPVALACVALTTMHTKMTKGFLCGVSFPTMALPWVFLIITTALIPHSVLPCNVIAVLVGWMHGKGWFSLLDLSEVRAGGLEKMMPFRLLRRISGVMFVPASTEERRKTLLPQINPTPGSYPVQAYAPLSSINTADTMGKFYEGWPNSTSSLSSPTPPLNPHGHGSAHSFGLSHGHCSEQSFGQSCHHNHSHGQL; from the coding sequence ATGACACGAACTGAGCACTTTAAAATGATCTTTCAAGTTTTCAGAGACGTGGTTCCTGTCCTCACAAGCGGGATTCTAACAGTGGTTCTTTTATCAAGTGTTTTGTTTGGTATCCAAACGTATTTCAACTTCACCGAGGGGGTCCTCAGTGTTGGTGCCACTGTTTTTCAAAATGGACACCTCCACAGACTCTTCACGTACCCTTTTTACCACAAAACCTTTGCTCAGCTTCTCCTGAACATTACAGCCCTGGCGTTTCTCAGTGGCAGTTTGGAGAAAGGTTTTGGCACGGTCCGTTTCCTGGTCTTGTTCTTCGTGCTGTCGACCACCACGGGCTTGTTTTACAGCTTCTTGGACCTTCTGCAGGAGCACAGCAGCCAGAGTCACACCGAGGGGTTGGTTCCTGTGGCCCTGGCATGTGTGGCTCTAACTACCATgcacacaaaaatgacaaaaggatTCCTTTGTGGAGTCAGTTTCCCCACCATGGCTCTCCCCTGGGTGTTCCTCATAATCACCACTGCCCTCATTCCTCACAGTGTGCTCCCCTGTAACGTCATCGCTGTCCTGGTTGGGTGGATGCATGGGAAAGGATGGTTCTCTCTTCTGGACTTGTCTGAGGTCAGAGCTGGCGGTCTGGAGAAGATGATGCCTTTCAGGTTGTTGAGGCGCATCAGCGGTGTTATGTTTGTCCCTGCTTCCACAGAAGAGCGGAGGAAGACCCTCCTTCCACAAATCAATCCAACACCTGGGTCCTACCCGGTCCAGGCTTACGCTCCATTGTCCAGCATTAACACTGCTGACACCATGGGCAAGTTTTATGAAGGCTGGCCGAATTCGACCAGTTCTCTGTCCAGTCCCACACCACCTCTCAATCCTCATGGACATGGCTCAGCACATAGCTTTGGACTAAGTCATGGACATTGTTCAGAGCAGAGTTTTGGCCAAAGCTGCCACCACAACCATAGTCATGGTCAACTATAG
- the LOC122872243 gene encoding OCIA domain-containing protein 1-like produces MSSTSTGFTEERQRRRAQTPVGMEYIPTEEEKRVFRECNQESFWYRSVPFSVVSMAITQALIAKGTLSASPRFGSLPKVAFAGFCGYLAGKMSYMKTCQEKFKRLENSPLGEALRQRTGLPPQYSKGPQSEMSDPDIQSFDTMFRPAEAPVQKSYTSESPVQMGRVDDFSAPVQSYVEEEEPTRKSILYEDLRLKNRENYEVTLTQKAETLLKSSPEKEPKRPKNEVKNIYGDTWDE; encoded by the exons ATGTCATCCACCTCCACAGGTTTTACGGAGGAGCGGCAGCGCAGAAGagcacag acgcCAGTGGGCATGGAGTACATccccacagaagaagagaagagggtgTTTAGAGAGTGCAACCAGGAGAGCTTTTGGTACAGGT CGGTGCCCTTCTCTGTGGTCAGCATGGCCATTACACAAGCCCTAATTGCCAAAG GGACACTGTCTGCATCTCCAAGGTTTGGATCTCTACCCAAAGTCGCCT TTGCTGGCTTCTGTGGCTACCTGGCTGGGAAAATGTCATACATGAAGACATGCCAGGAGAAGTTCAAGAGGTTGGAGAACTCTCCTCTGGGAGAGGCCCTCAGACAGAGGACAGGATTGCCTCCACAATA TTCCAAGGGTCCTCAGTCAGAGATGAGTGACCCAGACATCCAGTCATTTGACACCATGTTCCGGCCAGCAGAAGCCCCAGTCCAGAAAAGCTACACTTCAGAGTCACCTGTACAAATGGGGAGAGTAGATGACTTCAGCGCTCCAG TCCAGTCATATGTGGAAGAAGAGGAGCCCACGAGGAAATCCATCCTCTACGAGGACCTGAGGCTCAAGAACAGAGAGAACTACGAGGTCACGCTCACTCAGAAGGCTGAGACACTACTCAAATCATCACCTGAGAAGGAACCAAAAAGACCTAAGAACGAGG TGAAGAACATCTATGGAGACACCTGGGATGAATGA